Below is a window of Hyphomonas neptunium ATCC 15444 DNA.
CCCGGTCCGTCCCGAGCCGGTTCAGCCCAGCCTGCTTCACAAACTGCTCTCGCGGTCTCCGCGGATACTGGTAATACCGGCATTCCTGTTCATTGCGATCGCCGTGGCCATTACCACGACAGTCTCGCCGGGATGGTTCATCGTATACGGCGTTGCCAGCATTGCCTGCTTCATCGGTTATGGATTGGACAAACGCGCCGCCACGCACAAGCAATGGCGCGTTTCAGAAACCATCCTGTTGATGGTTGGCCTGGTGGGCGGCTGGCCGGGGGCGATTCTGGCGCAGGAGTTTTTCCGTCACAAGACGAAAAAGCCCGCCTTCCGTACACTGTTCTGGATGAGCGTTGCCATCAACATGGCCGCCTTCGTTCAGATTGCCGCCTTTACCGGCGCCTGACCGTTCCGCCCGTCGCCAGGGCCAGCGCCTTGGCGAACACAG
It encodes the following:
- a CDS encoding DUF1294 domain-containing protein encodes the protein MTKPAEPRAFSESSPRQEGHLSGWNEARGFGFLKAVDGGPDAFAHIRAFAKEERHIEEGHLYSYQTETDEAGRLRAADIRPIRPVRPEPVQPSLLHKLLSRSPRILVIPAFLFIAIAVAITTTVSPGWFIVYGVASIACFIGYGLDKRAATHKQWRVSETILLMVGLVGGWPGAILAQEFFRHKTKKPAFRTLFWMSVAINMAAFVQIAAFTGA